The following are encoded in a window of Vigna unguiculata cultivar IT97K-499-35 chromosome 8, ASM411807v1, whole genome shotgun sequence genomic DNA:
- the LOC114194689 gene encoding aspartate--tRNA ligase 2, cytoplasmic → MSSSESQDPAAASEAQISKKAAKKEAAKQDKLRRRQEIAAASAATANLSVDEADPLAANYGDVPLIDLQSKTPTDVSEWTRVEALGSSLENKTVLIRGRAQTIRPVGKKMAFLVIREHGYTVQCLVQAQPDTVSPQMVKFAAALNRESIVDVEGVVSIPAAPIKGATQQVEIQVRKLYCVSRAVPTLPINLEDAARSEVEIEKALQAGEQLVRVNQDTRLNFRVLDVRTPANQGIFRVQSHVANAFRQFLLSEGFCEIHTPKLIAGSSEGGASVFRLDYKGQPACLAQSPQLHKQMCICGDFGRVFEIGPVFRAEDSYTHRHLCEFTGLDVEMEIKKHYFEVMDVVDRLFVAMFDSLNQHCKKDLEAVGSQYPFEPLKYLRNTLRLTYEEGIQMLKDVGVEIEPFGDLNTEAERKLGQLVLEKYGTEFYILHRYPLAVRPFYTMPCYDNPSYSNSFDVFIRGEEIISGAQRVHVPEFLEQRAAACGIDVKTISTYIDSFRYGAPPHGGFGVGLERVVMLFCGLNNIRKTSLFPRDPLRIAP, encoded by the exons ATGTCGTCTTCTGAGTCCCAAGACCCGGCCGCTGCATCGGAGGCCCAGATTAGCAAAAAGGCAGCCAAGAAGGAGGCCGCCAAGCAGGACAAGCTCCGTCGCCGCCAGGAAATCGCCGCCGCGTCCGCCGCCACTGCAAATCTCTCCGTCGACGAGGCTGACCCCCTCGCAGCCAACTACGGCGATGTGCCGCTCATCGACCTGCAGTCCAAGACGCCCACCGATGTTAGTGAGTGGACCCGCGTGGAGGCGCTCGGCTCTTCGCTCGAGAACAAGACGGTACTGATCCGAGGGAGGGCGCAGACGATTCGACCGGTCGGGAAGAAGATGGCGTTCTTGGTCATAAGAGAGCACGGCTACACGGTTCAATGTCTGGTGCAGGCGCAGCCCGATACGGTGAGCCCGCAGATGGTGAAGTTCGCCGCCGCGCTCAACCGCGAATCCATTGTCGATGTCGAAGGCGTTGTTTCGATCCCCGCCGCTCCCATCAAAGGCGCCACGCAGCAG GTGGAAATTCAAGTGAGGAAGTTGTATTGTGTCAGTAGGGCTGTGCCTACTCTGCCGATTAATCTTGAGGATGCTGCTCGGAGTGAGGTTGAAATTGAGAAGGCTCTTCAG GCTGGTGAGCAACTTGTTCGGGTTAATCAGGACACGCGATTGAACTTCAGAGTGCTTGACGTGCGAACACCAGCTAATCAAGGAATTTTCCGTGTTCAGTCTCACGTTGCCaat GCATTTAGACAGTTCTTATTATCTGAAGGTTTCTGTGAAATCCACACTCCAAAGTTGATTGCTGGATCTAGTGAGGGTGGAGCTTCTGTTTTCAGACTTGACTACAAAGGCCAACCCGCATGCCTGGCCCAGTCACCTCAGCTTCACAAGCAAATGTGTATATGTGGAGATTTTGGCCGTGTTTTTGAGATTGGTCCTGTATTTAGAGCAGAAGATTCCTACACTCACAGGCATCTGTGTGAGTTTACAGGTCTTGATGTTGAAATGGAGATTAAGAAGCATTATTTTGAG GTTATGGATGTAGTTGATAGATTATTTGTTGCAATGTTTGACAGTTTGAACCAACATTGCAAGAAAGATCTGGAAGCTGTGGGGTCTCAGTACCCGTTTGAACCTTTAAAG TATCTTCGGAATACACTACGCCTAACATATGAAGAAGGGATTCAGATGCTCAAG GATGTTGGAGTAGAAATTGAACCTTTTGGTGACTTGAATACTGAAGCGGAAAGGAAATTGGGTCAACTAGTCTTGGAGAA GTATGGCACAGAGTTCTATATCCTTCATCGATATCCTTTGGCTGTAAGACCATTTTATACAATGCCTTGCTACGACAATCCATCATACAGCAACTCCTTTGATGTCTTTATTCGAG GTGAGGAGATAATTTCAGGAGCTCAGCGTGTTCATGTGCCAGAGTTTTTGGAACAACGTGCAGCAGCTTGCGGCATTGATGTCAAGACAATATCTACATACATTGATTCTTTCAG ATATGGCGCACCGCCACATGGCGGCTTCGGAGTGGGGTTGGAACGTGTTGTGATGCTGTTCTGTGGCTTGAACAACATTCGCAAAACATCGCTTTTCCCTCGTGACCCACTTAGGATTGCACCATGA
- the LOC114195426 gene encoding nuclear nucleic acid-binding protein C1D-like: MMKGSEIDGIEVPEAVMENLNRTLGSLQQLETELPQFLALSDPDLLAQLPFLERAHSLFSLAKLTSTLFSLKLRCRGVNPNDHPVKSELDKLNVLQKKLERLTRLSEAQEQIRNINEGEELEMNYEERAGQKRKYPSSEEPSIQIDDMESLVKVKEENLGYNSGNVKGTMVIDISDDDDDEFM, encoded by the exons atgatgaaaggAAGCGAAATTGATGGCATAGAAGTACCAGAAGCAGTGATGGAGAATCTGAACCGCACTCTTGGAAGCCTTCAACAGCTGGAGACTGAGTTACCCCAATTCCTCGCTCTCTCTGACCCTGACCTTCTCGCTCAACTGCCATTTCTCGAACGCGCTCACTCACTCTTCTCACTCGCCAAACTCACTTCCACCCTCTTCTCAT TGAAGTTGAGGTGCAGAGGGGTTAACCCAAATGATCATCCTGTGAAATCCGAActt GACAAGTTAAACGTGTTGCAGAAGAAACTGGAGCGGCTTACGCGGTTGAGTGAAG CACAGGAGCAAATTAGGAACATAAATGAAGGGGAGGAATTAGAGATGAACTATGAGGAGCGGGCTGGTCAAAAGAGGAAGTATCCATCTTCTGAAGAGCCATCTATTCAAATTGATGATATGGAGTCCCTGGTGAAAGTAAAGGAGGAAAATCTTGGTTATAATAGTGGAAATGTTAAGGGAACAATGGTAATTGACAtttcagatgatgatgatgatgag TTTATGTGA
- the LOC114195425 gene encoding early nodulin-like protein 1 — protein sequence MADFSSVSSSLLLTFFILFGLSVAKEILVGGKTDAWRIPASESDSLNQWAERSRFQVGDFLVWKYDGGKDSVLQVSREEYVNCSTSNPIKVHSDGTTKVKLDRPGPFYFISGAQGHCEKGQKLVVVVLTPRGRSSGIVSSPAPAPAPFLAEFEGPAVAPTSSANALHGGILVVALGAMLGLFM from the exons ATGGCTGATTTTTCTTCagtttcttcttctcttttgctCACCTTCTTCATCCTCTTCGGCCTCTCTGTAGCTAAGGAAATACTAGTTGGAGGTAAGACTGATGCTTGGAGAATTCCAGCCTCTGAATCAGACTCACTTAACCAATGGGCAGAAAGGTCTCGTTTCCAAGTTGGCGACTTTCTTG TTTGGAAATATGATGGTGGAAAAGACTCAGTTTTGCAAGTGAGCAGAGAAGAGTATGTAAACTGCAGCACCTCAAACCCTATAAAGGTGCACAGTGATGGAACAACGAAGGTGAAGCTTGACCGTCCTGGGCCATTCTACTTCATCAGTGGGGCACAGGGTCACTGTGAGAAGGGTCAGAAGCTTGTGGTGGTGGTTTTGACTCCAAGGGGAAGATCCAGTGGCATTGTTTCTTCACCAGCACCTGCTCCTGCACCTTTTCTTGCTGAGTTTGAAGGTCCTGCTGTTGCTCCTACTAGCAGTGCCAATGCTTTGCATGGGGGCATTCTCGTGGTGGCTCTGGGTGCTATGTTGGGACTTTTTATGTGA
- the LOC114194278 gene encoding uncharacterized protein LOC114194278, protein MDPEKAQAEASKRPPGHGATEVLHQRKSLPYSYTKMAIAGLLITAAVGYTVLYAKKKPEASARDVAKVSAGVAQPEDTHPHK, encoded by the coding sequence atggATCCAGAAAAAGCTCAAGCAGAGGCCTCAAAGAGACCCCCAGGTCATGGTGCTACTGAAGTACTTCATCAGAGGAAATCACTTCCTTACAGCTACACCAAAATGGCTATAGCTGGTTTGCTAATTACAGCTGCAGTGGGGTACACTGTCTTATATGCGAAGAAGAAGCCTGAGGCTAGTGCTAGGGATGTGGCAAAGGTTTCTGCTGGAGTTGCACAACCAGAGGATACTCACCCTCACAAATAG